In Bacillus sp. Cs-700, one genomic interval encodes:
- a CDS encoding ABC transporter permease — protein sequence MKFLEVNSSRIFDLTIEHAILVGLAILVALLIGVPLGIYLTTNDYLAETVLQIASVMLTIPSIALFGVMIPVFSIVNQGIGFVPAFVALVLYAQLPIIRNTYTAIRNVNPQMRDAAIGLGMKPIQRLFRVEIPNAFPVIMAGIRTAVVINIGIGVIAAYIGAGGLGVLITQGISRGDNYLIITGSVAVAILAMIADGILLWIQKRYTPKSIAN from the coding sequence ATGAAGTTCCTTGAAGTAAATTCTTCTCGCATTTTTGATTTGACGATTGAGCACGCCATTTTAGTAGGGTTAGCTATTCTAGTAGCGCTCCTCATTGGTGTACCGCTAGGAATCTATTTAACGACAAATGACTATCTGGCCGAAACAGTTCTACAGATTGCGTCTGTTATGTTAACGATTCCAAGTATTGCGTTATTTGGTGTTATGATTCCTGTCTTCTCGATCGTGAATCAGGGGATCGGATTTGTACCAGCTTTCGTGGCATTGGTTCTTTATGCCCAGCTTCCGATTATACGGAATACATACACCGCGATTCGTAACGTTAATCCTCAAATGAGGGATGCTGCAATTGGGCTGGGGATGAAGCCCATCCAACGGTTGTTTCGAGTAGAGATTCCAAATGCGTTTCCAGTGATTATGGCTGGTATTCGTACCGCTGTTGTCATCAATATTGGCATCGGCGTCATCGCTGCTTATATCGGAGCGGGTGGTCTTGGCGTGTTAATTACGCAGGGCATCTCACGAGGAGATAACTATTTGATCATTACCGGCTCGGTTGCTGTTGCGATTCTAGCCATGATTGCTGATGGCATCTTACTATGGATTCAAAAACGGTACACACCGAAGAGCATTGCTAATTAA
- a CDS encoding ABC transporter ATP-binding protein codes for MITFDKTTKTYEGNVTAVKGVDFTVEEGEIVVLLGPSGCGKTTLLRMVNRLESISDGKITIDGQDSMSLNQTALRRKIGYVIQSNGLFPNMTIEENVMIVPDLLGWSKKDKKERFHKLMEMIGLSGEKFGKRYPHELSGGQQQRIGVIRALAADPPVMLMDEPFGALDPIIREKIQDEFLQIQKEVKKTILFVSHDIDEAIKMADKIVLLRGGELMQYDTPSEMLVRPKNEFVREFFGKDRAIKSLSLHTIQDLQEMIGLAEFDDAITDTKTINVNHDLRNTLSMLLNQEADQVIVSDDDGTKLGAITIDIVQKYLHYEIKAKPAPVLEGV; via the coding sequence ATGATTACGTTTGATAAAACAACGAAAACATATGAAGGCAATGTCACCGCCGTCAAAGGAGTCGATTTTACCGTAGAAGAAGGTGAAATTGTCGTTCTATTAGGCCCTTCCGGCTGCGGAAAAACGACATTGCTCCGAATGGTTAACCGACTTGAGTCGATCTCGGATGGAAAAATTACGATTGATGGACAAGATTCCATGTCATTGAACCAAACAGCCTTAAGAAGAAAAATTGGCTACGTGATTCAAAGCAATGGTTTGTTCCCGAATATGACCATTGAAGAGAATGTGATGATCGTTCCAGATCTCTTAGGCTGGAGCAAAAAGGATAAGAAAGAACGGTTCCATAAGCTCATGGAGATGATTGGATTAAGCGGAGAGAAATTTGGAAAGCGGTATCCGCATGAACTTTCCGGAGGACAGCAGCAGCGCATCGGGGTTATCCGGGCACTTGCGGCAGATCCACCCGTTATGCTCATGGATGAACCTTTTGGAGCACTCGATCCGATTATCCGGGAGAAAATTCAGGATGAATTTTTGCAAATCCAAAAGGAAGTCAAGAAAACGATTTTGTTTGTGAGTCATGATATTGACGAAGCCATCAAAATGGCGGATAAAATTGTGCTTCTTCGTGGTGGAGAGCTCATGCAATATGATACGCCTTCTGAGATGCTGGTCCGTCCTAAAAATGAATTCGTTCGAGAGTTCTTTGGAAAAGACAGGGCCATTAAAAGCTTAAGTTTACATACAATCCAGGACCTCCAGGAAATGATTGGTCTTGCGGAATTTGATGATGCCATTACTGACACAAAGACGATTAATGTAAACCATGATCTCCGAAACACCTTATCCATGTTACTGAATCAGGAAGCGGATCAGGTGATCGTGAGTGATGATGACGGAACGAAGCTCGGTGCGATCACAATTGATATTGTTCAGAAATACCTTCATTACGAAATTAAAGCAAAACCAGCCCCTGTTCTAGAGGGGGTATAA
- a CDS encoding ABC transporter permease — translation MNKKKIISLVVRYSVYGLVALFFFWAIRNNYFDYIFTESTTFWHLVKQHLQLVLVSSVLALLIAIPGGILVTRKPFRRAEWVVSNTVNLGQTIPSLAVLALMISILGIGFQTAVFALFIYSLLPMYRNTVAGIDSIDENLIDAARGMGMKPIQILFRIELPNAAYSILAGVRTAIVLNIGTAALAYVVGGGGLGVWIFTGIQLFDNGYLISGAIPVTLLAIFVDYLLRLLERLIVPEGSKPSQEL, via the coding sequence ATGAATAAGAAGAAGATTATTAGTCTTGTTGTACGGTATTCCGTTTACGGGCTGGTCGCTTTGTTCTTCTTTTGGGCGATTCGTAACAACTATTTTGATTACATTTTTACAGAGTCCACAACATTTTGGCATTTAGTTAAACAGCACTTACAGCTTGTGCTCGTTTCATCCGTGCTCGCCTTACTCATTGCCATACCTGGTGGCATACTCGTTACGCGAAAGCCATTTCGACGAGCCGAGTGGGTTGTCTCGAATACGGTTAACCTGGGTCAAACAATTCCCAGTCTTGCCGTGCTCGCCTTGATGATTAGTATTCTTGGGATTGGCTTTCAAACAGCCGTGTTTGCCCTGTTTATCTATTCTCTTCTGCCGATGTATCGCAATACCGTCGCTGGAATTGATTCCATTGATGAAAATTTAATTGATGCAGCGAGAGGAATGGGGATGAAGCCGATCCAAATTCTTTTCCGAATCGAATTACCGAATGCAGCGTACTCCATTCTAGCGGGAGTTCGGACGGCAATTGTATTAAATATAGGAACGGCTGCGTTAGCTTACGTTGTTGGAGGAGGCGGTCTTGGTGTATGGATTTTCACTGGCATTCAGCTGTTTGATAATGGCTACTTGATTTCCGGTGCAATCCCCGTTACGCTACTCGCCATTTTTGTTGACTATCTGCTTCGACTTCTCGAGCGTCTGATCGTTCCTGAAGGGTCAAAACCGTCACAAGAATTGTAA
- a CDS encoding glycine betaine ABC transporter substrate-binding protein codes for MKRKMISGIIIVLILTMVTSCSTVGIGGKPISVGGKNYTEQYLLSEMTAFLLEDAGYDVKQMNNLSSTVVRKALENEQVDLMWEYTGTALLTYMGQDTIADPAKAFQRVKEIDGKENDIHWMNMSNVNNTYALAMREEQAKELGIQSISDLAAYMNDHPGELSIASDAEFANRPDGIPGVEKTYGFQFDTNQINQMDIGLTQRALDNGDVDVSVAFETDPTIVEYNLITLKDDKNFFPPYTAAVTINEDVYEKYPEVKEITKPLAEQLNSDIMRELNYKVDIEGNSVSVVAHDWLVENGLLEE; via the coding sequence GTGAAAAGGAAGATGATTAGTGGAATCATCATCGTATTGATCTTAACGATGGTAACATCCTGCTCAACGGTTGGAATTGGCGGAAAGCCAATTTCTGTTGGTGGGAAAAACTATACCGAACAGTACTTGCTCTCAGAAATGACGGCTTTCCTTCTTGAGGACGCCGGTTATGATGTGAAGCAAATGAATAATTTGAGTAGTACCGTTGTGCGTAAAGCCCTAGAGAATGAGCAAGTCGACTTAATGTGGGAATACACGGGTACGGCACTGCTTACCTACATGGGGCAGGATACCATCGCTGATCCTGCCAAAGCGTTTCAGCGAGTAAAAGAAATTGATGGGAAAGAGAACGATATCCATTGGATGAACATGTCTAACGTAAACAACACGTACGCGCTCGCCATGAGAGAAGAACAGGCGAAAGAGTTAGGGATTCAATCCATCAGTGATCTCGCAGCTTATATGAATGATCATCCTGGCGAGCTTTCCATTGCCTCTGACGCCGAGTTTGCGAACCGTCCCGATGGTATTCCTGGGGTAGAAAAAACGTACGGATTTCAGTTCGATACAAATCAAATCAACCAGATGGATATCGGGTTAACACAAAGAGCATTGGACAATGGCGACGTTGACGTATCGGTTGCATTTGAAACCGATCCCACCATTGTGGAATATAACTTAATTACGCTTAAGGATGACAAGAATTTCTTTCCTCCTTATACAGCCGCAGTGACGATTAATGAAGACGTCTATGAAAAATATCCAGAAGTAAAAGAAATCACAAAACCACTTGCCGAACAGCTAAACAGCGACATCATGCGAGAATTAAACTACAAGGTCGACATTGAAGGAAACAGTGTATCTGTTGTAGCGCATGATTGGCTTGTGGAGAATGGGTTATTGGAAGAGTAG
- a CDS encoding MurR/RpiR family transcriptional regulator → MGQIIDQFGNHLAQLTPTEKQVLYYIDQHLTEAKNLSLTEIAKVNNVSTTTIVRMSHKLGLEGFSELKYRLKSSDDQQRMLNDHPVESYKKSFIQAFETIQLDELDRLSEKVARASRVIVVGVGLSKMMAEYFSKLLMQTNKQTHYTYESHMIDLLPNMVKADDLVFFISTSGETKTLIHAAEKLSFMVVDTAAITNSSDSTLGRMVKTNLSMTVGKVKFGGYDITARSTLMLLIDLLFESYLKKNVGS, encoded by the coding sequence TTTGGGAATCACCTTGCACAACTGACGCCTACGGAGAAACAGGTGCTGTATTACATTGACCAGCATTTAACCGAAGCGAAAAATCTCTCACTCACTGAAATCGCAAAAGTGAATAATGTGAGTACAACCACAATCGTACGCATGTCTCACAAGCTTGGATTAGAGGGCTTTTCGGAACTGAAGTACCGGTTGAAGAGCAGCGATGACCAACAAAGGATGTTAAACGATCATCCGGTGGAAAGCTACAAAAAGAGTTTTATACAAGCCTTTGAAACCATTCAACTAGATGAACTTGATCGACTAAGCGAGAAAGTTGCAAGAGCTTCTAGGGTTATTGTCGTTGGGGTTGGTTTATCAAAAATGATGGCCGAATACTTCAGTAAGCTACTCATGCAAACGAACAAACAAACGCATTATACATATGAATCACATATGATCGACTTGCTACCGAACATGGTTAAAGCCGATGACCTTGTCTTTTTTATTTCAACAAGTGGCGAAACGAAAACCCTCATTCACGCGGCTGAAAAGCTTTCCTTTATGGTCGTTGATACGGCAGCGATCACAAATTCATCTGACTCCACGCTCGGTCGAATGGTAAAAACCAACCTGAGCATGACGGTTGGAAAAGTGAAGTTCGGCGGATATGACATCACCGCACGTTCGACGTTAATGCTCTTAATCGATTTACTGTTTGAGAGCTATTTGAAGAAGAATGTAGGTTCATGA